The Chloroflexota bacterium region GCCGATATCATATTGCCAAAGCCAGGTCCAGCCGTACCTATGGCTACTCCAACTTTACCACTGGCTCTGGCCCATCCGTCAGCCATGTAGACACCTGACTGCTCATGCCGCATGTGATAGCACTTTATGCCGGCCCTGTCCAGGGCCACCTGAAGCTGCCAGACGTGTCCACCGTGAACACCGGCGTACCAGTCTACACCCTCCTCTTTTAAAATCTTTGCTACTGTGCCCACGACCTTAATCTCTGCCATTTTTACCTCCTTGATTATTTGCTGCCGTTGAATATCTTAAAAAACCCCATTACTGATGTCAAACTTAGGGGCTTTCAACCACTTCAACCAATGTGATATTTTGGGTTATTTTCACATTTTGGCACTAAAATATAATCTATTACGGAAATATTGTCAACAAATGTCTTGAAGTTAGTATAGAACACTTCGCCATTTTAATCCAAGCACCTTGTTGACCCTTTAGATAGATTGTTACCTGTGGATTGTACATGTCGCGCTCATATTGCTACAATTGGTTTTGATTATATTTTTTTTGAGGTGAAACGTGAAAGTTATCGGCTTCAGCTCCGGTGGCATCGGGCATGAGGGTAATACCGACCGCATGGTCGAGGCAATTATGGCCGGAAGCGGACACGAATATGAATTCGTTAAGCTCTCCGAGTTGAACTACTCAGGTTGCAAAGGATGCGTACCGCTCTGTGCCAAACCCCAGGTGTGTCTTTTTGAAGATGACCTCCTGCCATACTATCAGAAAATCAAGGAGGCTGATGCCGTTGTCATCGGCAGTCCGGTCTATTTCCGGAACATCAACGCCAATTGTTTCAGCTTCCTGGAACGCTTTTTCGGATATCGTCATGTCAATAGCGCCATCCAGAGTAAGCCTTTCGTCTTGGTCGTCTGTGGGCATGATAATATAGAAGCCGGCGTGGACTATCTTCAATGGTTCCTGCAACGTTTCGGCGTCAAGATACTGGACATCGTGCGCTACATTTCGCAGTCGCCTCCCTGTCTTAGCTGCGGGCGACATCAGGAGTGCCGCATCGGGGGGCTGTACCAGGTCAGAGGCGAGGCTGCCCACTCCCTGGTTATTGAGCCGGAGCTCTTCCGCAGATGGGAGGATGACCCAGCCACTAGGGAGGCAGTGACAGCTGCCGCCGGGAAACTAAGAGACCTCGGTGACAGCGATTGATTTGATATATTATCAATTTGCAATTTTATCTCTCGCGGTATAATATTCCTACCGATTCAAATGCAAGATTTTCGTCGAACAAATTTATTTTTAGGAGATGGGCTATGAAAAAAAAGATAGCAGTATTGGGGGTTGGGGCTATTGGGGGAACTATAGGAGCTTACTTAATAAGAGCGGGCCACGATATCATACTAATAGACCAGTGGGCGGCACACATAGAAAAGATTCGAAGTGATGGCTTGAAACTCACGGACACTGAAGGTGAGTTCACCGTGCCAGCCAAGGCTCTTCACCTGAGCGATATCAGCGGCGTCCGAGAGCAGTTCGATATAGTATATCTATCGGTTAAATCGTACGACACGCGGTGGTCAACTTACATGATAGAACCGTACCTGAAACCCACCGGTTTTATCCTGCCAGCTCAAAATTCATTGAATGACGAACTGGTAGCAAGTATTGTAGGCTTCAACCGAACCGTTGGCTGCGTACCAGCCATCATCGGCGCAGCCGTATATGAACCAGGTCATATCGTCCGTACTACCCCACTGAACACACATTGCTTCATCGTTGGCGAGCTGTCAGGAATCATAACTCCCAGGGTCACCGAAATTGCGGATTCCTTAAAAATCATCGGTCCCAGCGAAGCAACTAACAATATATGGGGTGCACGCTGGTCTAAATTGATTATTAACTGCATGATGAATACAACCGCTGGACTAGTAGGCCCGTCTATATCCTCATTGAATGATGAACAGCGAAACACACTCAACTTAATCAGAGTAACTGCCGGTTGTGAAGTAATGCGAGTTGCCTATGCCCTCGGCGTAGACGTAGAGCCAATTTGGGAAATTTCTGGGCACGAATTTGCGGAAGCGACCAACACGAATGCCATAAGTAAATTGAAAGATAAATTAGCAGCAGCATTGCAGAAGACATCTCTTACCCCCGAACAGACTAGGAGGGTAGGTGTACCGGCTCGTCCGTCGCTTCTCCAGGATGTGATAAAGGGAAGACAAACCGAGGTGGACTTTCTCAATGGTTATGCCGTTAAGAAGGGAAAAGAGGTGGGAGTTCCCACTCCTATGAACGAGGCTATCGTGGACTTAATGAAAAAAGTGGAGAACGGGGAAGCCAATCCAGACCCATCTGCACTTGACCAACTTAAGGCTTACCTGTTGACTTAAGACAGGCTCACAGGTTATCTCAAGTCCGTTTTCACCGCTTCCAG contains the following coding sequences:
- a CDS encoding flavodoxin family protein, yielding MKVIGFSSGGIGHEGNTDRMVEAIMAGSGHEYEFVKLSELNYSGCKGCVPLCAKPQVCLFEDDLLPYYQKIKEADAVVIGSPVYFRNINANCFSFLERFFGYRHVNSAIQSKPFVLVVCGHDNIEAGVDYLQWFLQRFGVKILDIVRYISQSPPCLSCGRHQECRIGGLYQVRGEAAHSLVIEPELFRRWEDDPATREAVTAAAGKLRDLGDSD
- a CDS encoding 2-dehydropantoate 2-reductase, with translation MKKKIAVLGVGAIGGTIGAYLIRAGHDIILIDQWAAHIEKIRSDGLKLTDTEGEFTVPAKALHLSDISGVREQFDIVYLSVKSYDTRWSTYMIEPYLKPTGFILPAQNSLNDELVASIVGFNRTVGCVPAIIGAAVYEPGHIVRTTPLNTHCFIVGELSGIITPRVTEIADSLKIIGPSEATNNIWGARWSKLIINCMMNTTAGLVGPSISSLNDEQRNTLNLIRVTAGCEVMRVAYALGVDVEPIWEISGHEFAEATNTNAISKLKDKLAAALQKTSLTPEQTRRVGVPARPSLLQDVIKGRQTEVDFLNGYAVKKGKEVGVPTPMNEAIVDLMKKVENGEANPDPSALDQLKAYLLT